The Plasmodium relictum strain SGS1 genome assembly, chromosome: 8 DNA window ttatttctatctTATTTCCAAggtaaaaaataagatatatAGTTAAAGAAGTgagcatataaaaaatattaaaaaaataaactgtcttatatatgataaattttaaaaataataatattcatatgattaaacaaaataaatctttatttattaaagataATACAACGTTATAATGATGATCACCTTCATTGTACTTGTTGGTTAGAGGAATATTTTCATGTTTCAATTTTAGTAAACTATGATTTTCCTTAATATCTATAAATTCTAATGTTACAGTACTATAATCAGCATCTTTCCAATCACGAAATTTCCATTtctgaattaattttttgttcttttgAATTTCAACAAATTCTCCATATATACTTCCTGAGAATAAGGTAAACTTTCCTCCAACTTTTAATTCCtgcttatttttataaattatatcaaaactatttgtattttttaatatatttataaatataatgaacTTTTTTTAGGATAAATAAtagattataaaaaaataaataaataaataaaataaaaaagaataaaacaaaacataaattatgcattaaaatatttctttttcttttttgtttatttttatataaccaCTTCAGCTAAAGACCCTCTGGATAACCTCGTTAATGTAGAGGGATCTGTAAAGGTATTAAATAAAACCTCTGAAGGAACATAATATTCTTCTTGAATTTCAAAACTcattttaaagaatataaaaaatgatactaaaaatatatttttttaaaaaaaaaaggaggGAAAAACAAATTAcgatgaaatatatatatttatgctaaatgaatttatttaaatttttttattattgccacaaaaaatatttatctcAAATTTTTGAAcgtataaattattaaataaaatgttgttcttttaataatatttaatatctatttttgatatattttctCCTTACagtcaaaaaaattttaacttgttttttagaattatttatatatctcacaaataagaataaaatgaggattatatcaattttttttttaaaatttaagttcctttttcttaaattttaaattcagttttatatttttttcatattttaattattataatttaaaagacaTTTATTTAAACTTACTAAAACTAAactatttgatttatttaccaaagaacatatatattaaccttaatatttttagaaaat harbors:
- a CDS encoding activator of Hsp90 ATPase, putative, with protein sequence MSFEIQEEYYVPSEVLFNTFTDPSTLTRLSRGSLAEVELKVGGKFTLFSGSIYGEFVEIQKNKKLIQKWKFRDWKDADYSTVTLEFIDIKENHSLLKLKHENIPLTNKYNEGGVLERCKNGWTENFLNNIEIILGYPKKK